In one Rutidosis leptorrhynchoides isolate AG116_Rl617_1_P2 chromosome 8, CSIRO_AGI_Rlap_v1, whole genome shotgun sequence genomic region, the following are encoded:
- the LOC139861765 gene encoding phosphoglycerate kinase, cytosolic-like isoform X3 — MFIAACSTIKYVHEAGAKVILMSSWSSKTYSTDTVSACLSSILKLKVVPMKSFRGYEQLKMESSPTASIFLLENLYIYKEDGVDIFINDAFFQTHKTLASTVGVTSFCNVSIAGFLFEQGLVQLKKAFGTKKSPFIAMVGGGNLVDKAGAVRYLVSVVDGLILVGNMAFQIMQALGLPVPKKLVETGAFKEAVKIIQLAKSRNISILFPKDFWCLNNNHLKEPELVPAHSILEGWSPVALGPNSLDEITAFLSKSKFLQKIVWIGPVKFGSSTHDSNGTSKLAKLVGKLSEGNCDVTVVGNMACEALMGESSSSSSCNIIESASVVWEFLKGRNLPGLMALDRVQFANFSFSCLNGYPYSIDWHAIYDDPRRPLLVDIGSGNGLFLFGMASKRKDMNFLGLEMNGKLVKRCLETVHQSGIKNGYFIETNATSTFHSIVSSYPGKLVLASIQCPNPDFNRSEHRWKMVQRFLIEAIADLLSSNGKVFLQSDIEDVALRMKQQFLKYGNQKFIVDHQHEWLTENPFGVESDWERHVLQRGLPMYRLMLSKLIK; from the exons ATGTTTATTGCTGCTTGTTCGACCATTAAATACGTGCACGAAGCTGGTGCAAAAGTGATTTTAATGAGTAGTTGGTCTTCAAAAACCTATTCAACAGATACAGTTTCCG cgtGTTTGTCTTCAATTCTGAAACTAAAAGTTGTACCAATGAAGTCTTTTCGTGGATACGAGCAGCTTAAGATGGAAAGTTCACCAACTGCAAGTATTTTTCTTCTtgaaaatctttatatatataaagaaGAT GGGGTTGATATCTTCATAAACGATGCATTTTTCCAGACACACAAAACTCTTGCATCGACTGTGGGTGTGACGTCTTTCTGCAATGTCTCTATTGCTGGTTTCCTGTTTGAGCAGGGATTAGTACAGCTCAAGAAGGCGTTTGGGACAAAAAAGAGCCCGTTTATTGCCATG GTTGGGGGAGGTAACCTTGTAGATAAAGCAGGTGCTGTGCGTTATTTAGTTTCTGTTGTTGATGGTTTGATATTAGTTGGAAATATGGCGTTTCAAATAATGCAAGCTCTTGGGTTGCCGGTACCTAAAAAGTTAGTTGAGACTGGAGCGTTTAAAGAAGCTGTTAAAATAATACAGTTGGCGAAATCTAGGAATATTTCAATTCTGTTTCCTAAAGATTTTTGGTGCCTAAATAATAATCATCTTAAGGAACCGGAGCTAGTTCCTGCTCATTCCATTCTTGAAG GTTGGTCACCTGTTGCTCTTGGGCCAAATTCATTGGATGAAATAACCGCCTTTCTTTCAAAGTCCAAG TTCTTGCAGAAAATTGTTTGGATTGGTCCAGTTAAGTTTGGCTCATCAACTCACGATAGCAATGGGACGTCAAAGTTGGCAAAATTGGTTGGAAAATTAAGCGAAGGAAATTGCGATGTTACAGTTGTTGGTAATATGGCGTGTGAAGCTTTAATGGGGGAATCATCGAGTTCATCATCTTGCAACATCATTGAAAGTGCTTCAGTTGTATGGGAGTTTCTTAAGGGACGAAATCTACCTGGGCTTATGGCTTTGGATAGAGTACAGTTTGCTAATTTCTCTTTTAGCTGTTTAAAT GGATACCCGTATAGCATTGATTGGCATGCAATTTATGATGATCCAAGACGACCGTTGCTTGTCGATATAGGAAGCg GTAATGGATTGTTTCTCTTTGGAATGgcgagtaaaagaaaagatatgaaTTTTCTCGGACTGGAGATGAATGGGAAG CTTGTAAAGCGTTGCCTGGAAACCGTTCATCAATCCGGCATTAAAAATGG ATACTTCATTGAAACAAATGCAACGTCAACATTTCACTCAATTGTTTCGAGTTATCCTGGTAAACTAGTTCTTGCATCAATACAG TGTCCGAATCCAGACTTCAATAGATCTGAACATAGGTGGAAAATGGTACAGCGTTTTCTTATTGAAGCCATAGCTGATCTTCTGTCCTCAAATGGAAAG GTATTTCTTCAATCTGATATAGAAGATGTTGCGTTGCGGATGAAACAACAATTTCTGAAATACGGAAACCAGAAGTTCATTGTCGATCACCAACACGAATGGTTGACCGAAAACCCATTTGGAGTCGAGTCAGATTGGGAACGACATGTTTTGCAGCGCGGACTGCCAATGTATAGATTAATGCTTTCGAAattaataaaatga
- the LOC139861946 gene encoding TSL-kinase interacting protein 1: MESQVSCHEASDIPENVFIKDVITSETHHVASDQPAKKQTRQWAAWTRQEEESFFNALRQVGKNFEKITARVQSKNKDQVRHYYYRLVRRMNKLLGPELYLDAKNHKETNAAMLRWWSLLEKHSCKASKLHLKPRRFKIFLETLEHQLLKDRKKNIKKRPLQAENCSVTSSNPVLNQGKACTHDTRVNLVLVDGQPTQNASSAKGVSLRRNASTCLDRNNCKGDLSSVKQARQRRRPGSAAYKKWEKAAIAGVSLVADAAAHLEQTALDKLVDSVEHMHGDNGLNSVAREIPPVPSFHHTTCTANNVQPLTKLKLQLFPVNESIRRALEMDNHNPHLELTLSCRKKISSVLEHMNRKWGTCSIASGELMLLPYYAESVNLMNCPKWTQNSVLSAADVYASIGSPSVFRLRYGWFANTSQEPQSSSAAERLNMNGLQDKGSHKNAAASVLDWADSLTNISVGDLLADVSHGGSANCIPSGSQIPFSCDSFDAAIAAHISKNLGNNTAQPTVVSSIWDAEDTCDAFTFRKNYLTQTSIENCEQESSACPIPSGSAVEKTVETDEPVDDYPAELESMDEGHSDPNAEDGSAKDQHDLTDIYWPDSLGPLEVEMPPCRYQSNDLILSESFSGLSRILASSLDAFQNCSFFGLEQRDQPIEDREVDKKTRS, translated from the exons ATGGAGTCACAAGTTTCGTGCCATGAAGCGTCCGATATTCCTGAAAACGTGTTTATTAAAGACGTGATCACATCTGAAACACATCATGTTGCATCGGATCAACCAG CAAAAAAACAAACACGACAATGGGCTGCTTGGACACGTCAGGAAGAGGAAAGCTTCTTTAACGCTTTACGTCAAGTCGGAAAG AATTTTGAAAAGATAACAGCGCGTGTTCAGAGTAAAAACAAGGATCAGGTTAGACACTATTATTATCGGCTTGTGAGGCGTATGAACAAATTGCTAGGTCCAGAGCTTTATCTTGATGCTAAAAATCATAAGGAGACAAATGCTGCCATGCTTCGGTG gtggtCGTTACTTGAAAAGCATAGTTGTAAAGCCTCTAAGCTTCACTTGAAGCCTCGAAGATTCAAGATTTTCTTGGAGACATTG GAACACCAACTATTGAAAGATCGTAAGAAGAATATAAAGAAACGACCTCTTCAGGCGGAAAACTGTTCTGTAACATCATCAAATCCTGTCTTAAATCAGGGTAAAGCCTGCACCCATGATACTCGGGTCAATCTTGTTCTTGTTGATGGTCAACCCACACAAAATGCGAGTTCTGCGAAAGGAGTTTCACTCAGACGCAATGCAAGCACGTGTTTAGATCGGAACAACTGTAAAGGAGACTTGTCATCTGTTAAACAAGCAAGACAGAGGCGGAGACCAG GTAGCGCTGCTTATAAAAAGTGGGAAAAGGCTGCAATAGCTGGAGTGTCATTAGTTGCTGATGCTGCTGCACATTTGGAGCAGACCGCATTGGATAAATTAGTTGATAGTGTAGAACATATGCacg GTGACAATGGTTTAAACTCTGTTGCAAGAGAAATCCCCCCTGTGCCATCCTTTCATCACACCACGTGTACTGCCAACAACGTACAACCTTTGACCAAACTTAAACTTCAGCTTTTCCCAGTCAATGAAAGCATACGCAGAGCATTAGAAATG GACAATCACAACCCACATTTGGAGCTCACGTTAAGTTGTAGGAAGAAAATATCATCGGTTTTGGAACATATGAATCGTAAATGGGGAACGTGTAGCATAGCATCTGGAGAACTAATGCTTTTGCCTTACTATGCTGAGAGTGTAAATCTGATGAATTGTCCAAAATGGACTCAGAATTCCGTTTTAAGTGCAGCAGACGTATACGCCTCAATCGGAAGTCCTTCCGTTTTCCGTTTAAG GTACGGTTGGTTTGCAAATACATCCCAAGAACCTCAATCAAGTAGTGCTGCCGAAAGATTAAACATGAATGGTTTACAG GATAAGGGATCTCACAAGAATGCAGCTGCATCAGTATTGGATTGGGCAGACAGCCTTACGAACATAAGTGTCGGTGATCTGCTCGCAGATGTATCTCATGGTGGAAGTGCCAATTGTATCCCGTCGGGGTCACAAATCCCGTTCAGTTGTGATTCGTTTGATGCCGCTATTGCTGCTCATATAAGTAAAAATCTTGGTAATAATACTGCGCAGCCAACTGTTGTTTCTTCTATTTGGGATGCTGAAGATACATGCGATGCATTCACGTTTCGGAAGAATTATTTAACGCAGACTTCTATAGAGAACTGCGAACAGGAGTCTTCCGCGTGTCCCATCCCATCAGGCTCTGCAGTTGAG AAAACAGTTGAAACAGATGAGCCTGTAGACGATTATCCTGCAGAATTAGAGTCAATGGACGAGGGTCATTCTGACCCGAATGCCGAAGATGGTTCTGCAAAAGATCAACACGATCTTACTGATATATACTGG CCTGACTCGTTAGGACCTCTAGAGGTAGAAATGCCACCCTGTAGATATCAAAGTAACGACCTTATATTGAGCGAGTCTTTTAGCGGATTGAGTCGTATATTAGCTAGCAGCCTTGATGCCTTTCAAAATTGTTCGTTTTTCGGATTGGAGCAGAGAGACCAACCAATAGAAGATCGGGAAGTTGATAAGAAAACCCGTAGTTAA
- the LOC139862722 gene encoding protein ARV 2-like produces the protein MKEMKFRCVQCGYHIKTLYVQYSPGNIRLMKCQNCRAVADEYIECEIMILLIDLILHKAKAYRHLFYNMFDPEAMKSQGLMWKFTFGFLLLDAYKISILITNEEGWGSDLSLASLIWAYVKILLDVFAGNILFLSIILVGARSILNMSSEVSRYSIWLAILASSYLKLFLIAMMVWEFPPLVIFIIDIFVLSSNTLALNVMSESVMAKCFCVCFCAHFVKFVVTLALNIDLSKLISRLVTL, from the exons ATGAAAGAGATGAAATTCCGATGTGTCCAGTGCGGATATCATATAAAAACGCTGTACGTGCAATATTCACCAGGAAATATCCGCCTGATGAAATGT CAAAACTGCAGAGCAGTTGCAGACGAGTACATTGAATGTGAGATCATG ATTCTTCTAATTGATTTGATTCTTCACAAGGCGAAAGCATATAGACATCTCTTCTATAACATGTTTGACCCGGAAGCTATGAAATCTCAG GGACTGATGTGGAAGTTTACTTTTGGGTTTCTTCTCTTGGATGCTT ACAAAATTTCCATACTAATCACAAATGAAGAGGGTTGGGGTTCAGATCTGAGCTTGGCTTCATTAATTTGGGCCTATGTAAAG ATATTGCTGGACGTTTTTGCTGGGAATATTTTGTTTCTTAGTATAATACTTGTTGGAGCAAGATCTATATTGAATATGTCGTCTGAAGTATCCAG GTATAGTATATGGCTTGCAATCCTTGCGTCAAGCTACTTAAAGTTGTTCCTTATAGCAATGATG GTATGGGAGTTTCCTCCTCTGGTGATTTTCATAATCGATATATTCGTCTTGTCATCCAACACTTTGGCTTTAAACG TGATGAGCGAATCAGTAATGGCTAAATGCTTTTGCGTTTGCTTCTGCGCACATTTTGTCAAGTTCGTCGTCACTTTAGCACTCAACATTGACCTCTCAAAGCTAATTTCAAGACTGGTTACGCTTTAA